The Opitutales bacterium ASA1 genome window below encodes:
- a CDS encoding acetyl-CoA carboxylase carboxyltransferase subunit alpha, translated as MDKPTYTLEFEKPLRDLGRQLESLHQLSIENNVNVSSEIAAIEDKIAATKKLIYSNLTAWQRVQIARHPKRPYTLDFVQRIFTGFQEYHGDRCFSDDRSIVGGTAFLDGEAVVVIGQQKGRDTKENILRNFGMPNPEGYRKALRLMRMAEKFGLPVITFVDTPGAYPGIGAEERHVAEAIAVNLREMAVLETPIVTTIIGEGGSGGALGIAVSDRVLIFENSYYSVISPEGCAAILWKDRASAPRAAEALKIDPASLARFGIVDEVIDEPFGGNHVDLDAAAANLKAAISRHLRELEKLPTERLLDARYDRYRNLGVIAEPEVAAVPVASVD; from the coding sequence ATGGACAAGCCGACCTACACATTGGAGTTCGAGAAACCCCTCAGGGACCTCGGCCGCCAACTCGAGTCGCTCCACCAGCTCTCCATCGAGAACAACGTCAACGTCTCGAGCGAGATCGCCGCGATCGAAGACAAGATCGCCGCGACCAAGAAGCTGATCTATTCCAACCTCACCGCGTGGCAGCGCGTGCAGATCGCGCGCCACCCGAAACGCCCTTACACGCTCGACTTCGTTCAACGCATCTTCACCGGCTTCCAAGAGTACCACGGGGATCGTTGTTTCAGCGACGATCGCTCGATCGTCGGCGGCACCGCGTTCCTCGACGGCGAGGCCGTCGTCGTGATCGGCCAACAAAAGGGGCGCGACACGAAGGAGAACATCCTGCGCAACTTCGGGATGCCCAACCCCGAGGGCTACCGGAAGGCCCTGCGTCTGATGCGGATGGCCGAAAAGTTCGGGCTGCCCGTGATCACGTTTGTCGACACTCCGGGCGCGTATCCCGGCATCGGTGCCGAAGAGCGCCATGTCGCTGAAGCCATCGCCGTCAACCTGCGCGAAATGGCCGTCCTCGAAACGCCGATCGTCACGACGATCATCGGGGAAGGCGGTTCGGGCGGCGCGCTCGGCATCGCCGTGTCCGATCGCGTCCTCATCTTCGAGAATTCCTACTACTCCGTCATCTCACCCGAAGGCTGCGCCGCCATCCTCTGGAAGGATCGCGCCTCCGCACCCCGCGCGGCCGAGGCGCTCAAAATCGACCCCGCGAGCCTCGCGCGTTTCGGCATCGTGGACGAGGTGATCGACGAGCCGTTCGGGGGCAACCACGTCGACCTCGACGCCGCCGCGGCAAACCTCAAGGCGGCGATCTCACGCCATTTGCGCGAGCTCGAAAAACTTCCGACGGAGCGCCTGCTCGACGCCCGTTACGATCGCTACCGCAACCTCGGCGTCATCGCCGAACCGGAAGTCGCCGCAGTCCCGGTCGCGTCGGTCGACTGA
- the groES gene encoding co-chaperone GroES, protein MSVKIKPIGDRVLVKHVEEKEQTRGGIIIPDSAKEKPQEAEVIALGTGKKDESGKVQAFEVKVGDRVLISKYGGTEVKIDDVKYLLVREDDILGVIA, encoded by the coding sequence ATGAGCGTTAAGATCAAACCCATCGGTGATCGTGTCCTCGTGAAGCACGTCGAGGAGAAAGAACAGACCCGCGGCGGGATCATTATTCCCGACTCGGCCAAAGAGAAGCCGCAGGAAGCCGAAGTGATCGCACTCGGCACCGGCAAGAAGGACGAGAGCGGCAAGGTCCAAGCCTTCGAAGTGAAGGTCGGCGACCGCGTCCTCATCAGCAAGTACGGTGGCACCGAAGTGAAGATCGACGATGTGAAGTACCTCCTCGTGCGCGAGGACGACATCCTCGGCGTCATCGCCTGA
- the dnaK gene encoding molecular chaperone DnaK gives MAVMEGGEPVVVPNAEGSRTTPSVVAFTKSGERLVGQAAKRQAVTNPRNTVFSAKRLIGRKFSEVREEASNLPYKVVEAKNGDAWIEVQVGDKTEQFSPQQIASFVLAKLKADAEKYLGETITEAVITVPAYFNDSQRQATKDAGKIAGLDVKRIINEPTAASLAYGLEKKKDEKIAVFDLGGGTFDVSILEIGDGVFEVKATNGDTHLGGDNWDEAIINWLVDSFQKENGIDLRKDPMALQRLKEEAEKAKIALSSTQSYDINLPFITADATGPKHLNVQLTRAKLEQICDSLFERCVQPFKACLADSELKSSEIDELVLVGGMTRMPRVVEIAKQLAGKQPHQGVNPDEVVAIGAGIQGAVLKGDVRDVLLLDVTPLTLGIETAGGVSTAMISRNTTIPTKKSQVFSTYGDNQPSVEIKVLQGERPMARDNKVLGNFHLDGIPPAPRGTPQIEVTFDIDANGILNVSAKDLGTGRDQKITITGSSGLSKDEVERMTREAEAHAEEDRKRREAAETKNTLDTSIYQIEKLLKDSGDKLPADQKAKIEATIADAKKDLESGDGDRMKKAVDNLQKLGAEFYAQAQQAAGAGAGAPPPEGPGASTGAQSGAGAGPKKVDVVDADFEVVDDDKK, from the coding sequence ATGGCGGTGATGGAAGGCGGCGAACCGGTCGTCGTTCCGAACGCCGAAGGTTCCCGTACGACCCCGTCGGTCGTCGCCTTCACCAAGTCGGGCGAGCGCCTCGTCGGTCAGGCCGCCAAGCGGCAGGCCGTGACCAATCCGCGCAACACGGTCTTCTCCGCCAAGCGCCTCATCGGTCGGAAGTTTTCCGAAGTCCGGGAGGAAGCGTCGAATCTCCCCTACAAAGTCGTCGAGGCGAAGAACGGCGACGCGTGGATCGAGGTCCAGGTCGGCGACAAGACCGAGCAGTTCTCTCCGCAACAGATCGCCTCGTTCGTCTTGGCGAAGCTGAAGGCCGACGCGGAAAAATACCTCGGTGAAACCATCACCGAAGCGGTCATCACCGTTCCCGCGTATTTCAACGACTCTCAGCGCCAAGCCACGAAAGACGCGGGCAAGATCGCCGGTCTCGACGTGAAGCGCATCATCAACGAGCCCACGGCCGCGTCTCTCGCCTACGGTCTGGAGAAAAAGAAGGACGAGAAGATCGCCGTCTTCGACCTCGGCGGTGGCACCTTCGACGTCTCGATTCTCGAGATCGGGGACGGCGTTTTCGAGGTGAAAGCCACCAACGGCGACACGCATCTCGGCGGCGACAACTGGGACGAGGCCATCATCAACTGGCTCGTCGATTCGTTCCAGAAAGAGAACGGCATCGACCTCCGCAAAGACCCGATGGCGCTGCAGCGTCTGAAGGAGGAGGCCGAGAAGGCCAAGATCGCTCTTTCGTCCACGCAGTCCTACGACATCAATCTGCCGTTCATCACGGCCGACGCCACCGGCCCGAAGCACCTCAACGTCCAGCTCACTCGGGCCAAGCTCGAGCAAATCTGCGACTCGCTCTTCGAGCGTTGCGTGCAGCCGTTCAAAGCCTGCTTGGCCGACTCCGAACTCAAGAGCTCCGAGATCGACGAACTCGTGCTCGTCGGTGGCATGACCCGCATGCCCCGAGTGGTCGAGATCGCGAAGCAACTCGCCGGCAAGCAGCCGCACCAAGGCGTGAATCCCGACGAAGTGGTCGCCATCGGTGCCGGCATCCAAGGTGCCGTGCTCAAGGGCGACGTGCGCGACGTGCTCCTGCTCGACGTGACTCCGCTCACGCTCGGCATCGAGACCGCTGGCGGTGTTTCGACCGCCATGATCTCGCGCAACACCACCATCCCGACCAAGAAGTCCCAGGTGTTCTCCACCTACGGCGACAATCAGCCGTCGGTCGAAATCAAGGTGCTCCAAGGCGAGCGCCCCATGGCGCGGGACAACAAGGTGCTCGGCAACTTCCACCTCGACGGCATTCCGCCCGCGCCACGCGGCACGCCGCAGATCGAGGTCACCTTCGACATCGACGCCAACGGCATCCTCAACGTATCCGCCAAGGATCTCGGCACTGGTCGCGACCAGAAGATCACCATCACCGGCTCCTCGGGTCTCTCCAAGGACGAAGTCGAGCGCATGACGCGCGAGGCCGAGGCGCACGCCGAGGAAGACCGCAAACGCCGCGAGGCAGCCGAGACGAAGAACACACTCGATACCTCGATCTACCAGATCGAGAAGCTCCTCAAGGACTCGGGCGACAAGCTTCCGGCCGACCAAAAGGCCAAGATCGAGGCCACCATCGCAGACGCGAAAAAGGACCTCGAGAGCGGCGACGGAGATCGTATGAAGAAGGCCGTCGACAACCTCCAGAAGCTCGGAGCCGAATTCTACGCCCAAGCCCAGCAAGCCGCCGGTGCCGGCGCAGGAGCCCCGCCTCCGGAGGGCCCGGGTGCATCCACCGGAGCCCAGTCCGGTGCCGGTGCTGGACCGAAGAAGGTCGACGTCGTGGACGCGGACTTCGAGGTCGTCGACGACGACAAGAAGTAA
- a CDS encoding LON peptidase substrate-binding domain-containing protein, with product MQLRPPDEVPVMTLPNTVFFPGIALPLHIFEPRYRCMLSDVLKSHRMFAVAALDASRIEFPHRPEPLHEVASVGIVRACRKSEDGTSDLVLERLTRVRVQRIVREHPYRVVAIEPLSSMGPNDETQAASLREQLLDTVRDRARLPSLMPPEFEIMLAGIEDASELCDIAVFALGGRLEFRQRMLETLDTAARIRATIRQLRQEIRAHEIKRIQDEADPDRESSCN from the coding sequence ATGCAGTTGCGCCCGCCCGACGAAGTGCCGGTGATGACGTTGCCGAACACGGTCTTTTTTCCCGGTATCGCCCTGCCGCTTCACATTTTCGAACCCCGCTATCGGTGCATGCTGAGCGACGTGCTGAAGTCCCATCGCATGTTCGCCGTAGCCGCACTCGATGCATCGCGGATCGAGTTTCCGCATCGTCCGGAACCACTGCACGAGGTGGCGTCCGTCGGCATCGTGCGCGCTTGCCGGAAGTCCGAAGACGGAACGTCGGATCTCGTCTTGGAAAGACTCACGCGAGTGCGCGTGCAGAGGATCGTGCGCGAGCACCCCTACCGGGTCGTCGCCATCGAACCCCTCTCCTCGATGGGACCGAACGACGAAACACAAGCCGCCTCACTGCGGGAACAACTCCTCGACACGGTGCGCGACAGGGCACGACTCCCCTCTCTCATGCCGCCGGAGTTCGAGATTATGTTGGCTGGGATCGAAGACGCTTCGGAGTTGTGCGATATCGCCGTGTTCGCCTTGGGTGGGCGTCTCGAGTTTCGGCAGCGCATGCTCGAAACCTTGGATACAGCGGCGCGGATCCGAGCCACGATACGCCAGTTGCGGCAGGAAATACGTGCCCACGAGATCAAGCGGATCCAGGACGAGGCCGATCCGGATCGTGAGTCCTCGTGCAACTGA
- the queA gene encoding tRNA preQ1(34) S-adenosylmethionine ribosyltransferase-isomerase QueA, protein METARFDYHLPPELIAQEPAARRDASRLLVVNRRTRSVSHHRFSDLPSFLGAGDCLFRNVARVLPARIEARRRTGGGRVECLLLRPDADAAHRWWTLLRPGKKCRAGTCFGIEGEFEAEVVAKSDSAEYLVEFRPDDPDESVPALAQRLGRMPLPPYIARPRGTDEYEPDGLRPLDLERYQTVFADPAHTVAVAAPTAGLHFTPELLATLATRGVAFGDVVLHVGLGTFKPMEATLVSEHAIHRERIEIPAATLGRLRDPAVRRRIAVGTTSLRTIEHYAAKTDGHEGNDHPFVDDADLFVYPPFRFRKIDALVTNFHLPRSTLLCLVAAFLAPGGTDGIDWLHAIYAEAIREKYRFLSYGDAMLVL, encoded by the coding sequence ATGGAAACCGCCCGCTTCGACTACCACCTGCCCCCCGAGCTGATCGCGCAGGAGCCTGCGGCTCGCCGAGACGCCTCGCGCCTCCTCGTCGTGAATCGGCGCACGCGCTCGGTCTCGCATCACCGCTTCTCGGACCTGCCGTCGTTTCTCGGCGCCGGCGACTGCCTCTTCCGAAACGTGGCGCGCGTCCTTCCCGCGCGGATCGAGGCGCGCCGCCGCACCGGCGGCGGACGCGTCGAGTGCCTCCTGCTGCGTCCCGACGCAGATGCCGCACACCGCTGGTGGACGCTCCTCCGCCCCGGCAAGAAGTGCCGCGCAGGTACGTGTTTCGGCATCGAGGGAGAGTTCGAGGCCGAAGTCGTCGCCAAATCGGATTCCGCCGAATATCTCGTCGAGTTTCGTCCGGACGATCCCGACGAGTCCGTTCCTGCACTCGCGCAACGGCTCGGGCGCATGCCGCTCCCGCCCTACATCGCGCGCCCGCGTGGAACCGACGAGTACGAACCGGACGGGCTTCGCCCCCTCGATCTGGAGCGTTACCAAACCGTCTTCGCCGATCCGGCACACACCGTCGCCGTCGCCGCGCCCACTGCAGGTCTCCACTTCACCCCCGAGCTGCTCGCGACGCTCGCGACCCGAGGCGTCGCCTTCGGGGATGTCGTCCTCCACGTCGGACTCGGAACCTTCAAGCCCATGGAAGCGACGCTCGTTTCCGAACATGCCATCCACCGCGAACGCATCGAGATCCCTGCCGCCACGCTCGGTCGACTGCGCGATCCCGCGGTGCGCCGTCGTATTGCGGTCGGCACCACCTCGCTGCGCACGATCGAGCACTACGCCGCAAAGACGGACGGACACGAGGGAAACGATCACCCTTTCGTCGACGATGCCGACTTGTTCGTCTACCCGCCGTTCCGGTTCCGCAAGATCGACGCGCTCGTGACCAACTTTCATCTCCCGCGCTCCACCCTGCTTTGTCTCGTCGCCGCCTTTCTCGCGCCCGGCGGCACCGACGGCATCGATTGGCTGCACGCGATCTACGCGGAGGCGATCCGCGAGAAGTACCGTTTCCTCAGCTACGGCGATGCGATGCTCGTTCTCTGA